One segment of Bradyrhizobium sp. CB2312 DNA contains the following:
- a CDS encoding FAD-dependent oxidoreductase, protein MKPTDIAAPDYFHKVVDCQWACPAHTPVPEYIRLIAQGRYSDAYMINWQSNVFPGILGRTCDRPCEPACRRGRVEENPVAICRLKRVAADFKDDIKQRLPKPSPKNGKRVALVGGGPASLTVARDLAPLGYHCTVFDADPEAGGMMRTQIPKFRLPNSVIDEETGYILGLGVEFKGGHRIESMKALLAEKYDAIFVGSGAPRGRELDIPGRKEAAANIHIGIEWLANVSFGHTDKIGKRVIVLGGGNTAMDCCRTARRLGGEKVTVVVRSGFEEMKASPWEKEDAIHEDIPILNYMVPVAFKHVAGKLIGVTFQHVKAEYDAKGRRNLVPSGDPDQTIPCDDVLVAVGQENAFPWIEQDCGIEFDKWHMPKVDQKTFASTNLKVFFGGDAAFGPKNIIWAVAHGHDAALSIHKMLSGEDITERPLPEVQVSSQKMGIHEWSYDNDISNDKRFKVPHRDKVVALKDIRAEVELGYDVKLALGEAERCLNCDVQTVFSTSLCIECDACADICPMDCITFTDNGEESDLRQRLKAPSPHADQDLYVSSDLKTGRVMVKDEDVCLHCGLCAERCPTGAWDMQKYFIEMTYAGSSCPTKSRSAA, encoded by the coding sequence ATGAAACCGACCGATATCGCGGCCCCCGACTACTTTCACAAAGTGGTCGATTGCCAGTGGGCCTGTCCTGCGCACACCCCGGTTCCCGAATACATCCGACTGATCGCACAAGGCCGCTACAGCGACGCCTACATGATCAATTGGCAATCGAACGTGTTTCCCGGCATCCTGGGACGCACCTGCGATCGTCCATGCGAGCCGGCGTGCCGGCGCGGACGCGTCGAGGAAAATCCCGTCGCGATCTGCCGCCTCAAGCGCGTTGCCGCCGACTTCAAGGACGACATCAAGCAGCGCCTGCCGAAGCCCTCGCCGAAGAACGGCAAGCGCGTCGCGCTGGTCGGCGGCGGCCCGGCCTCGCTGACCGTCGCGCGCGATCTTGCCCCGCTCGGCTATCACTGCACGGTGTTCGATGCCGATCCGGAAGCCGGCGGCATGATGCGCACGCAGATCCCGAAATTCCGCCTGCCCAATTCCGTCATCGACGAAGAGACCGGCTACATCCTGGGTCTCGGCGTCGAGTTCAAGGGCGGTCACCGCATCGAGAGCATGAAGGCGCTGCTCGCCGAGAAGTACGACGCGATCTTCGTCGGCTCCGGCGCCCCGCGCGGCCGCGAGCTCGACATCCCCGGCCGGAAAGAGGCCGCCGCCAACATCCACATCGGCATCGAATGGCTGGCCAATGTGTCGTTCGGCCATACCGACAAGATCGGCAAACGCGTCATCGTGCTCGGCGGCGGCAACACCGCAATGGATTGCTGCCGCACCGCGCGCCGGCTCGGCGGCGAGAAAGTCACGGTGGTCGTGCGTTCCGGCTTCGAGGAGATGAAGGCCTCGCCCTGGGAGAAGGAAGACGCGATCCACGAGGACATCCCGATCCTCAACTACATGGTGCCGGTGGCATTCAAGCATGTCGCCGGCAAGCTCATCGGCGTCACCTTCCAGCACGTCAAAGCCGAATATGACGCAAAAGGCCGTCGCAATCTGGTGCCTTCGGGCGATCCCGATCAGACCATTCCCTGCGACGACGTGCTGGTCGCGGTCGGCCAGGAGAACGCCTTCCCCTGGATCGAGCAGGATTGCGGCATCGAGTTCGACAAATGGCACATGCCGAAGGTCGATCAGAAGACGTTCGCCTCGACCAATCTGAAGGTCTTCTTCGGCGGCGACGCCGCGTTCGGGCCCAAGAACATCATCTGGGCGGTGGCGCACGGCCATGACGCCGCTTTGTCGATCCACAAGATGCTGTCGGGCGAGGACATCACCGAAAGGCCGCTGCCGGAGGTGCAGGTCTCCTCACAGAAGATGGGCATCCACGAATGGAGCTATGACAACGACATCTCCAACGACAAGCGCTTCAAGGTGCCGCATCGCGACAAGGTCGTCGCGCTGAAGGACATCCGCGCCGAGGTCGAGCTCGGCTACGACGTCAAGCTGGCGCTGGGCGAAGCCGAGCGCTGCCTGAACTGCGACGTGCAGACCGTGTTCTCGACCTCGCTCTGCATCGAGTGCGATGCTTGCGCCGACATCTGCCCGATGGATTGCATCACCTTCACTGATAATGGAGAGGAGAGCGACCTGCGCCAGCGCCTGAAGGCGCCCTCGCCGCACGCGGACCAGGACCTCTACGTCTCCTCCGATCTCAAGACCGGGCGCGTGATGGTGAAGGACGAGGACGTCTGCCTACATTGCGGGCTGTGCGCCGAGCGTTGCCCCACCGGCGCCTGGGACATGCAGAAATATTTCATCGAGATGACTTACGCAGGATCATCATGCCCGACAAAAAGCCGATCAGCAGCGTAA
- a CDS encoding DUF4286 family protein, which translates to MPLAGKGMLLTSMNIDAADEADFNRWYDREHLEERVAIEGFLEARRYVAHAANPKYLCLYSTATLDVLDSPAYQARLASPTDWSRQTMARFKDMLRVVARITISNGTGRGVALGVVRLRPNADNAGAWRDALQERLAPETRDGIISMHLLESEPELSGATAGIPAARNDGARDWFVLIDGTHVGAVSAVIAERFTGPAASPFPLPVSVGTYCLMWDLANSDIARG; encoded by the coding sequence ATGCCACTCGCCGGGAAGGGGATGCTGCTGACGTCGATGAACATCGACGCCGCCGATGAGGCCGACTTCAACCGCTGGTACGATCGCGAGCACCTGGAAGAGCGGGTCGCGATCGAGGGTTTCCTGGAGGCGCGGCGCTATGTCGCGCATGCCGCCAATCCCAAATATCTCTGCCTGTACTCGACCGCCACGCTCGACGTGCTCGACAGCCCCGCCTACCAGGCGCGGCTCGCAAGCCCGACCGACTGGTCGCGGCAGACCATGGCGCGCTTCAAGGACATGCTGCGCGTGGTCGCGCGCATCACCATCAGCAACGGCACAGGGCGCGGGGTTGCGCTCGGCGTGGTGCGGCTGCGGCCGAATGCCGACAATGCCGGCGCATGGCGTGATGCACTGCAAGAAAGGCTGGCGCCGGAAACGCGCGATGGCATCATCTCGATGCATCTGCTCGAAAGCGAGCCCGAATTGTCGGGCGCGACGGCGGGAATTCCGGCGGCGCGCAACGACGGCGCGCGCGACTGGTTCGTGCTGATCGACGGCACGCATGTCGGAGCGGTCTCAGCCGTGATCGCCGAGCGCTTCACCGGCCCTGCCGCATCGCCCTTCCCGCTGCCGGTCTCCGTCGGCACTTACTGCCTGATGTGGGACCTCGCGAACAGCGACATCGCACGCGGCTGA
- the pip gene encoding prolyl aminopeptidase: MVPDADAAVSAKRADPFAPLTSDMLDVGDGHELYVESVGRPDGIPAIYLHGGPGSGCQPDHRKLFDPERFCAVLFDQRGCGRSRPKGSREHNTTAHLVADMEKIREKFGFERWMLVGGSWGATLALAYAEAHPERVSGIALRATFLGTRAEVETAFTSRLSQFYPALSEDFLGVLPPEERSHPVDAYWRRILDADPAVHGPAARAWHDTERTLSEHKPAKTRLDLASLNVWRTLPATPFMEAHYFVNNSFMSEGQLLRDAGKLEGIPGIIVQGRYDLLCPPETSHALTKVWPGSEIRIVEEAGHSLYDAGVRDAVMRAIADVASKISR; encoded by the coding sequence ATGGTGCCTGACGCCGACGCGGCCGTATCCGCCAAACGCGCCGATCCCTTTGCGCCGCTGACCTCCGACATGCTCGACGTCGGCGACGGTCACGAGCTCTATGTCGAGAGCGTCGGCCGCCCCGACGGCATCCCCGCGATCTATCTGCATGGCGGCCCCGGCAGCGGCTGCCAGCCCGATCATCGCAAGCTGTTCGATCCCGAACGCTTCTGCGCGGTGCTGTTCGACCAGCGCGGCTGCGGCCGCAGCCGTCCCAAGGGATCGCGCGAGCACAACACGACGGCGCATCTCGTCGCGGACATGGAGAAGATCCGCGAGAAGTTCGGCTTCGAACGCTGGATGCTGGTCGGCGGCTCCTGGGGGGCGACGCTGGCGCTGGCCTATGCAGAGGCACATCCCGAGCGCGTCTCTGGCATCGCGCTGCGCGCGACGTTCCTCGGCACGCGGGCCGAGGTCGAAACCGCCTTCACCTCGCGCCTGTCGCAATTCTATCCCGCGCTCTCCGAGGATTTTCTGGGCGTGCTGCCGCCCGAGGAGCGCAGCCATCCGGTGGACGCCTATTGGCGCCGCATCCTCGATGCCGATCCGGCGGTGCATGGGCCGGCGGCGCGGGCCTGGCACGACACCGAGCGCACATTGTCCGAGCACAAGCCGGCCAAGACACGGCTGGACCTCGCCTCGCTCAACGTCTGGCGCACGCTGCCGGCGACGCCGTTCATGGAAGCGCATTATTTCGTCAACAATTCCTTCATGAGCGAAGGCCAGCTGTTGCGCGACGCCGGAAAGCTCGAAGGCATTCCCGGCATCATCGTCCAGGGACGCTACGACCTGCTGTGCCCGCCAGAGACCTCTCATGCGCTGACGAAGGTCTGGCCCGGTTCCGAGATTCGGATCGTGGAAGAAGCCGGCCATTCGCTCTATGATGCCGGCGTGAGGGACGCGGTCATGAGGGCGATCGCAGACGTCGCGTCGAAAATCTCGCGCTAG
- the pqqE gene encoding pyrroloquinoline quinone biosynthesis protein PqqE: MTDVLGNPVVPPETSDSLAVLEKQRSTAETFGIPLAVLLEITHRCPLQCPYCSNPVELDRSGKELTTDEWKKVLSELAEIGVLQVHFSGGEPTARKDLVELVKHASDAGLYTNLITSAVLLTREKLGDLADAGLCHVQISFQGIEEGLADRVAGYKGGHRKKLEVAKWTRELDLPLTVNAVMHRQNLHQLPDIIQMSLDLDADRLEVANVQYYGWALKNRAALMPTVAQLEECTRLVEEAREQHKGRLTIDYVVPDYYALRPKKCMGGWGRQFFNISPAGKVLPCHAAESITGLDFESVRSNHSIAWIWQNSDAFNRYRGTGWMKEPCKSCEFREIDFGGCRCQAFALTGDAANTDPACALSPLHETIFKQAEREAEGETNRFLYRNFAGGTLESENGA; the protein is encoded by the coding sequence ATGACCGACGTGCTCGGCAATCCCGTCGTCCCGCCCGAGACCAGCGACAGCCTCGCGGTGCTGGAGAAGCAGCGCTCGACGGCTGAGACCTTTGGCATCCCGCTCGCGGTGCTGCTCGAGATCACCCATCGCTGCCCGCTGCAATGCCCCTATTGCTCCAATCCGGTCGAGCTCGACCGCTCCGGCAAGGAGCTGACAACGGACGAGTGGAAGAAGGTCTTGAGCGAGCTCGCCGAGATCGGCGTGCTGCAGGTGCATTTCTCCGGCGGCGAGCCGACCGCGCGGAAAGATCTCGTCGAGCTGGTCAAGCACGCCAGCGACGCCGGCCTCTACACCAACCTCATCACCTCGGCCGTGCTGCTGACGCGCGAGAAGCTGGGCGACCTTGCCGATGCGGGCCTCTGCCATGTGCAGATCAGCTTCCAGGGCATCGAGGAAGGCCTCGCCGATCGCGTCGCCGGCTACAAGGGCGGGCACCGCAAGAAGCTCGAGGTCGCAAAGTGGACGCGCGAGCTCGATCTGCCGCTCACCGTCAACGCGGTGATGCATCGCCAGAACCTGCATCAGCTCCCCGACATCATCCAGATGTCGCTCGATCTCGACGCCGACCGGCTCGAGGTCGCCAATGTGCAATATTACGGCTGGGCGCTCAAGAACCGCGCCGCCTTGATGCCGACAGTCGCGCAGCTCGAGGAGTGCACCCGCCTCGTCGAGGAGGCGCGCGAGCAACACAAAGGCCGGCTGACCATCGACTACGTCGTGCCGGACTATTACGCGCTGCGGCCGAAGAAGTGCATGGGCGGCTGGGGCCGGCAGTTCTTCAACATCTCGCCCGCCGGCAAGGTGCTGCCCTGCCATGCCGCCGAGAGCATCACCGGGCTCGACTTCGAATCCGTCCGCTCCAACCATTCGATCGCCTGGATCTGGCAGAACTCCGACGCCTTCAACCGCTATCGCGGCACCGGCTGGATGAAGGAGCCGTGCAAGTCCTGCGAATTCCGCGAGATCGATTTCGGCGGCTGCCGCTGCCAGGCCTTCGCGCTGACGGGCGATGCCGCCAACACCGATCCGGCCTGTGCGCTGTCGCCGCTGCACGAGACCATCTTCAAGCAGGCCGAGCGCGAGGCCGAGGGCGAGACCAACCGCTTCCTCTATCGCAATTTCGCCGGGGGCACTCTGGAATCCGAGAATGGTGCCTGA
- the pqqD gene encoding pyrroloquinoline quinone biosynthesis peptide chaperone PqqD: MAGPRNISVSEASRPVLPRHAKLKYDETRKVWVILAPERVLAPDEIAVEVLQLCNGERNVGDVADQLAAKYAAPREAILTDVIAMLQDLADKGFLTEAREKTS, encoded by the coding sequence ATGGCCGGGCCGCGGAACATCAGCGTCAGCGAGGCAAGCCGCCCCGTGCTGCCGCGGCATGCCAAGCTGAAATATGACGAGACGCGCAAGGTCTGGGTGATCCTGGCACCGGAGCGCGTGCTGGCGCCTGACGAGATCGCGGTCGAGGTCCTGCAGCTCTGCAACGGCGAGCGCAATGTCGGCGACGTCGCCGATCAGCTAGCTGCGAAATACGCCGCTCCACGCGAGGCGATTCTCACTGATGTCATCGCGATGCTGCAGGATCTCGCCGACAAGGGCTTCCTCACCGAGGCCCGGGAGAAGACGTCATGA
- the pqqC gene encoding pyrroloquinoline-quinone synthase PqqC: MNAASMTGMTALSIGKDIRLNSAEELEATLRHIGATRYHSLHPFHKLLHGGKLNKGQVQAWALNRYYYQSTIPIKDAVVISRFRDRATRLEWRHRIEDHDGDVGSEGGIERWLKLTEGLGLDTAYVESTEGILPATRFAVEAYVHYCREKSPLEAIASSLTELFAPNLHEERISGMLEHYDFVNPDIMSYFKRRLAQAPRDAGFALDYVKAHATTPEQRALVCNALIFKTNVLWVQLDALQHAYVEGHIPPGAFVPKAS; this comes from the coding sequence GTGAATGCCGCGTCCATGACTGGAATGACCGCGCTCTCGATCGGCAAGGACATCCGCCTCAACTCGGCTGAGGAGTTGGAAGCGACGCTGCGCCATATCGGCGCGACGCGCTATCACAGCCTGCATCCGTTCCATAAGCTGCTGCACGGCGGCAAGCTGAACAAGGGCCAGGTGCAGGCCTGGGCGCTGAACCGCTACTATTACCAGAGCACGATCCCGATCAAGGACGCGGTGGTGATCTCGCGCTTCCGCGACCGCGCCACGCGGCTCGAATGGCGCCATCGCATCGAGGACCATGACGGCGATGTCGGCAGCGAGGGCGGCATCGAGCGCTGGCTGAAGTTGACCGAAGGTCTCGGCCTCGACACGGCCTATGTGGAATCGACCGAAGGCATCTTGCCGGCGACCCGCTTTGCGGTGGAGGCCTATGTTCACTACTGCCGTGAGAAGAGCCCGCTGGAGGCGATCGCCTCGTCACTCACCGAGCTGTTCGCGCCGAACCTGCACGAGGAACGCATCTCCGGCATGCTGGAGCATTACGACTTCGTCAATCCTGATATCATGAGCTACTTCAAGCGTCGCCTGGCGCAGGCGCCGCGCGATGCCGGCTTCGCGCTCGACTATGTCAAGGCGCATGCCACGACGCCGGAGCAGCGCGCGCTTGTGTGCAATGCGCTGATCTTCAAGACCAACGTGCTATGGGTGCAGCTCGATGCACTCCAGCACGCCTATGTCGAGGGTCACATTCCGCCGGGCGCCTTCGTGCCCAAAGCGAGCTGA
- the pqqB gene encoding pyrroloquinoline quinone biosynthesis protein PqqB, with translation MLRVVVLGAGAGGGVPQWNCGCEGCRAARAHGHDLQRTQASVAFSGDGEHWFLINASPDLRQQLNATPQLHPRPGALRHTPVAGVILTNGEVDAVAGLLSMREGSPFTVYAHEKVLAILASNNIFNVLNEKNVKRLPIGIGEPFEPRLTDGTRSGLEVLPFAVPGKSAWYLEGKAHPGGETGDGDTLGLKITDKSTGKCFYFIAACAEVTDALKAEIDGASLVFFDGTVWQDDEMIKAGLGHKTGKSMGHVAMSGHDGAIARLADLTIGRKMFLHINNSNPALLPGSSERKTAEEAGWQIPADGTEIVL, from the coding sequence ATGCTTCGCGTCGTCGTCCTGGGCGCCGGGGCCGGCGGCGGAGTCCCGCAATGGAATTGCGGCTGCGAGGGCTGCCGGGCCGCCCGCGCGCACGGGCATGACCTCCAGAGAACCCAGGCCTCGGTCGCCTTCAGCGGCGATGGCGAGCACTGGTTCCTGATCAACGCCTCCCCTGATCTTCGCCAGCAATTGAATGCCACGCCGCAGCTGCATCCGAGGCCCGGCGCGCTGCGCCATACGCCTGTCGCAGGCGTGATCCTGACCAACGGCGAAGTGGACGCGGTGGCCGGCCTGCTGTCGATGCGCGAGGGCTCGCCCTTCACGGTCTATGCGCACGAGAAGGTGCTGGCGATCCTTGCCAGCAACAACATCTTCAACGTGCTGAACGAGAAGAACGTCAAGCGCCTGCCGATCGGAATCGGCGAGCCGTTCGAGCCGCGGCTGACCGATGGCACGCGCTCCGGACTGGAGGTGCTGCCGTTCGCCGTGCCCGGCAAGTCGGCCTGGTATCTCGAAGGCAAGGCGCATCCCGGCGGCGAGACCGGTGACGGCGACACGCTCGGCCTGAAGATCACCGACAAGTCGACCGGCAAATGTTTCTACTTCATCGCCGCCTGCGCCGAGGTGACCGACGCGCTCAAGGCCGAGATCGACGGCGCTTCGCTGGTGTTCTTCGACGGCACGGTCTGGCAGGACGACGAGATGATCAAGGCCGGGCTCGGCCACAAGACCGGCAAGAGCATGGGCCATGTCGCGATGTCCGGTCACGACGGCGCGATCGCGCGGCTGGCCGATCTCACTATCGGAAGGAAGATGTTTCTGCATATCAACAACTCGAATCCGGCGTTGCTGCCCGGCTCAAGCGAGCGCAAGACTGCCGAAGAGGCGGGCTGGCAGATCCCCGCCGACGGAACGGAGATCGTGCTGTGA
- the pqqA gene encoding pyrroloquinoline quinone precursor peptide PqqA yields MAWKAPKIVEVPCGMEINMYVSATRK; encoded by the coding sequence ATGGCCTGGAAAGCCCCGAAGATCGTCGAAGTGCCCTGCGGCATGGAAATCAACATGTATGTGAGCGCCACCCGCAAGTAA
- a CDS encoding amidase family protein, translating into MQDLWRLSAADLAALVRSKKVSAKEAAKAGLARLDAVNPQLNAVIDHRPEDVLKQADAVDAAIARGEDPGVLAGVPVTIKANVDQEGFATTNGLKLQRDLIAREDNPVVANFRKSGAALLGRTNCPAFSYRWFTTNLVHGDTKNPRDASLTPGGSSGGAGSAVAAGIGHIAHGTDIAGSIRYPAYACGVHGLRPTLGRIPAFNPALPERPIGPQIMAVSGPLARTVNDLRISLEAMSARDIRDPWFVPVPLEGPAKPKRAALCLNPNGLATAPEVKAAVSDAGKRLERAGWTVEAIEDTPPMREAVEWQIKLWLGDGYEAQLEMAEREGDPGALACLRGNRARVTPMDQANYAKALTRRATLTRDWMQFFEKYAVLLTPVSGELPFPDHLDRKDDASFKRVWEAQLPQIAIPFMGLPGLVVSTGLVGKAPVGVHVVSGRYREDLCLLAGEAIEAGGVPPSPIDPVG; encoded by the coding sequence ATGCAAGATCTCTGGCGCCTGTCGGCCGCCGACCTCGCCGCCCTCGTCAGGTCCAAGAAGGTATCCGCTAAAGAGGCGGCCAAGGCCGGCCTCGCCCGCCTGGACGCGGTCAATCCCCAGCTCAACGCCGTGATCGACCACCGGCCGGAGGACGTGCTCAAGCAGGCCGACGCCGTCGATGCCGCCATCGCCCGCGGCGAGGACCCCGGCGTGCTCGCCGGCGTGCCCGTCACCATCAAGGCCAATGTCGACCAGGAAGGCTTTGCCACCACCAACGGCCTCAAACTCCAGCGCGACCTGATCGCGCGCGAGGACAATCCGGTGGTCGCCAATTTCCGCAAATCGGGCGCCGCTCTGCTTGGCCGCACGAATTGCCCGGCGTTCTCCTATCGCTGGTTCACCACCAACCTGGTCCACGGCGACACCAAGAATCCGCGCGATGCCTCGCTGACCCCGGGCGGCTCGTCCGGCGGCGCCGGCTCGGCGGTTGCGGCCGGCATCGGCCATATCGCCCACGGCACCGACATCGCCGGCTCGATCCGCTACCCCGCCTATGCCTGCGGTGTGCACGGCCTGCGCCCGACCTTGGGCCGCATCCCCGCTTTCAACCCGGCGCTGCCGGAGCGGCCGATCGGACCGCAGATCATGGCGGTGTCGGGCCCGCTCGCGCGCACCGTCAACGATTTGCGCATCTCGCTCGAAGCGATGTCGGCCCGCGACATCCGCGACCCCTGGTTCGTGCCGGTGCCGCTGGAAGGCCCCGCAAAGCCCAAGCGCGCCGCGCTCTGCCTCAACCCGAACGGTCTTGCGACCGCGCCGGAGGTGAAGGCGGCGGTGAGCGATGCCGGCAAGCGCCTGGAGCGTGCCGGCTGGACCGTGGAGGCGATCGAGGACACCCCGCCGATGCGTGAGGCGGTCGAGTGGCAAATAAAGCTCTGGCTCGGCGACGGCTATGAGGCGCAGCTGGAAATGGCCGAGCGCGAGGGCGATCCCGGCGCGCTGGCGTGCCTTCGCGGCAACCGCGCCAGGGTCACGCCGATGGACCAGGCCAATTACGCCAAGGCGCTGACCCGAAGAGCCACGCTGACCCGCGACTGGATGCAGTTTTTCGAGAAATATGCGGTGCTGCTGACGCCGGTCTCCGGCGAGCTGCCATTCCCCGATCATCTCGACCGCAAGGACGACGCCTCCTTCAAGCGGGTCTGGGAAGCGCAGCTGCCGCAGATCGCGATTCCCTTCATGGGCCTGCCGGGGCTCGTGGTCTCCACCGGCCTCGTCGGCAAGGCACCGGTCGGCGTGCATGTCGTCTCCGGCCGCTATCGCGAGGACCTCTGTCTCCTTGCAGGCGAAGCGATCGAGGCGGGCGGCGTGCCGCCGTCGCCGATTGATCCCGTGGGTTAG
- a CDS encoding glutathione peroxidase, translated as MSAIYDFKANSLAGEEVPMRRFEGQVLLIVNTASKCGFTPQYRGLEDLYRDLSPRGFSVLGFPCNQFGAQEPGQASEIQAFCSTHYDVTFPLFEKIDVNGPQAHPLYEYLKRQQSGLLGASIKWNFTKFLVDRAGKVIARYAPTARPEGLRNQIETLL; from the coding sequence ATGTCGGCGATTTACGACTTCAAGGCCAATTCGCTCGCCGGCGAAGAGGTGCCGATGCGCCGCTTCGAAGGGCAGGTGCTGCTGATCGTCAACACCGCGAGCAAATGCGGTTTCACGCCGCAATATCGCGGCCTCGAGGATCTCTACCGCGATCTCTCGCCGCGCGGCTTCTCCGTGCTCGGCTTTCCCTGCAACCAGTTCGGCGCGCAGGAGCCGGGGCAGGCGAGCGAGATCCAGGCGTTCTGCTCGACCCATTACGACGTCACCTTTCCGCTGTTCGAGAAGATCGACGTCAACGGGCCGCAGGCGCATCCGTTGTACGAGTACCTGAAACGCCAGCAATCCGGCCTGTTGGGGGCCTCCATCAAATGGAATTTCACCAAATTCCTGGTGGACCGTGCCGGCAAGGTGATCGCGCGCTATGCGCCGACCGCGCGGCCTGAAGGGCTGCGCAACCAGATCGAAACACTGTTGTGA
- a CDS encoding DUF3297 family protein, with product MSDEFPDRLSVDPNSPYYNADILARDVGIRFKGIEKTNVEEYCISEGWVRVTAGNAKDRYGNPLTIKVHGPVEPYFRDKK from the coding sequence ATGAGCGACGAATTTCCCGACCGCCTGTCGGTCGATCCGAACAGCCCCTATTACAATGCGGACATTCTGGCGCGCGACGTCGGCATCCGCTTCAAGGGCATCGAGAAGACCAATGTCGAGGAGTACTGCATCAGCGAAGGCTGGGTCCGCGTCACCGCCGGGAACGCCAAGGACCGCTACGGCAACCCGCTGACCATCAAGGTGCATGGGCCCGTGGAGCCGTATTTCAGGGATAAGAAGTAA
- the tarD gene encoding D(-)-tartrate dehydratase, with amino-acid sequence MSVRIVDVREITKPISSPIRNAYIDFTKMTTSLVAVVTDVVRDGKRVVGYGFNSNGRYGQGGLIRERFASRILEADPKSLLDSAGDNLDPDKVWGAMMTNEKPGGHGERSVAVGTIDMAVWDAVAKIAGKPLFRLLAERHGVTANPRVFVYAAGGYYYPGKDLSMLRGEMRGYLDRGYNVVKMKIGGAPIEEDRTRIEAVLKEIGKDAQLAVDANGRFNLETGIAYAKMLRDYPLFWYEEVGDPLDYALQAALAEFYPGPMATGENLFSHQDARNLIRYGGMRPDRDWLQFDCALSYGLCEYQRTLGVLKTHGWSPSRCIPHGGHQMSLNIAAGLGLGGNESYPDLFQPYGGFPDGVRVENGHITMPDLPGIGFEGKSDLCKEMKTLAE; translated from the coding sequence ATGTCCGTCCGCATCGTCGACGTCCGCGAGATCACAAAACCGATCTCCTCCCCGATCCGCAACGCCTATATCGACTTCACCAAGATGACGACCAGCCTCGTCGCCGTCGTCACGGACGTCGTGCGCGATGGCAAGCGCGTTGTCGGCTACGGCTTCAACTCCAACGGCCGCTACGGGCAGGGCGGCCTGATCCGCGAGCGTTTTGCCTCGCGCATCCTCGAAGCCGATCCGAAGTCGCTGCTCGATAGCGCCGGCGACAATCTCGACCCCGACAAGGTCTGGGGCGCGATGATGACCAACGAGAAGCCGGGCGGCCATGGCGAGCGCTCGGTCGCGGTCGGCACCATCGACATGGCGGTGTGGGATGCGGTGGCGAAGATCGCGGGCAAGCCGCTGTTTCGTTTGCTCGCCGAACGTCACGGCGTGACCGCCAATCCGCGCGTGTTCGTTTACGCCGCTGGCGGCTATTATTATCCCGGCAAGGACCTCTCGATGCTGCGCGGCGAGATGCGCGGCTATCTCGATCGCGGCTACAACGTCGTGAAGATGAAGATCGGCGGCGCGCCGATCGAGGAAGACCGCACCCGCATCGAGGCGGTGCTGAAGGAGATCGGCAAGGACGCGCAGCTCGCGGTCGACGCCAACGGCCGGTTCAATCTGGAAACCGGCATCGCCTACGCCAAGATGCTGCGCGATTATCCCCTGTTCTGGTACGAGGAAGTCGGCGATCCCCTCGACTACGCGCTGCAGGCCGCGCTCGCCGAATTCTATCCGGGCCCGATGGCGACAGGCGAGAATCTCTTCAGCCATCAGGACGCCCGCAATTTGATCCGCTACGGCGGCATGCGCCCGGACCGCGACTGGCTGCAATTCGACTGCGCGCTGTCCTATGGCCTGTGCGAATACCAGCGCACGCTCGGCGTGCTGAAAACCCACGGCTGGTCGCCCAGCCGCTGCATCCCGCACGGCGGCCACCAGATGTCGCTCAATATCGCCGCGGGCCTAGGCCTTGGCGGCAACGAAAGCTACCCCGACCTGTTCCAGCCCTACGGCGGCTTCCCGGACGGTGTCCGCGTCGAGAACGGCCACATCACCATGCCCGATCTCCCGGGCATCGGCTTCGAAGGCAAGTCCGATCTCTGTAAGGAGATGAAGACGCTGGCGGAGTAG
- a CDS encoding GIY-YIG nuclease family protein, with translation MKQPCVYMFANRRNGTIYTGVTSNPPRRSFEHREGLVKGFSSKYGCKLLVWYELHATMTDAIAGEKQIKGGSREKKLALIESVNPDWTDLYDTLI, from the coding sequence ATGAAGCAACCCTGCGTCTACATGTTCGCCAATCGTCGCAATGGAACGATCTATACTGGCGTCACCTCGAATCCGCCGCGCCGCTCGTTCGAGCATCGCGAGGGCCTGGTGAAGGGCTTCTCATCGAAGTATGGCTGCAAGCTCCTCGTCTGGTACGAGCTGCACGCCACCATGACCGACGCGATTGCGGGCGAGAAGCAGATCAAGGGCGGAAGCCGGGAAAAGAAGCTCGCCCTGATCGAGAGCGTCAATCCGGACTGGACGGATCTGTACGACACGCTGATCTGA